In Suricata suricatta isolate VVHF042 chromosome 14, meerkat_22Aug2017_6uvM2_HiC, whole genome shotgun sequence, one DNA window encodes the following:
- the MAPKAPK5 gene encoding MAP kinase-activated protein kinase 5 isoform X3 has protein sequence MMCATHPNIVQIIEVFANSVQFPHESSPRARLLIVMEMMEGGELFHRISQHRHFTEKQASQVTKQIALALQHCHWLNIAHRDLKPENLLFKDNSLDAPVKLCDFGFAKIDQGDLMTPQFTPYYVAPQVLEAQRRHQKEKSGIIPTSPTPYTYNKSCDLWSLGVIIYVMLCGYPPFYSKHHSRTIPKDMRRKIMTGSFEFPEEEWSQISEMAKDVVRKLLKVKPEERLTIEGVLDHPWLNSTEALDNVLPSAQLMMDKAVVAGIQQAHAEQLANMRIQDLKVSLKPLHSVNNPILRKRKLLGTKPKDSVYIHDRENGAEDSNVALEKLRDVIAQCILPQAGKGENEDEKLNEVMQEAWKYNRECKLLRDTLQSFSWNGRGFTDKVDRLKLAEIVKQVIEEQTMSHESQ, from the exons ATGATGTGTGCCACACACCCAAATATAGTTCAAATTATTGAAGTGTTTGCTAACAGTGTACAGTTTCCTCATGAGTCCAGCCCCAG GGCTCGACTCTTAATTGTAATGGAGATGATGGAAGGGGGAGAGCTATTTCACAGAATCAGCCAGCACCGGCACTTTACAGAGAAGCAAGCCAGCCAAGTAACAAAGCAG ATAGCTTTGGCTCTACAGCACTGTCACTGGTTAAACATCGCTCACAGAGACCTCAAGCCTGAAAATCTGCTCTTCAAGGATAACTCTTTG GATGCCCCAGTgaagttgtgtgactttgggtttGCCAAAATTGACCAAGGTGACTTGATGACACCCCAGTTCACCCCTTACTATGTAGCACCTCAG GTACTGGAGGCGCAGAGAAGGCATCAGAAGGAGAAATCTGGCATCATACCTACCTCACCAACACCCTACACTTATAACAAG agCTGTGACCTGTGGTCCCTAGGGGTGATTATCTATGTGATGTTGTGCGGATACCCTCCTTTTTACTCCAAACACCACAGCCGGACTATCCCAAAGGATATGCGGAGAAAGATCATGACAGGCAGTTTCGAGTTCCCAGAAGAAGAGTGGAGCCAGATTTCAGAGATGGCCAAAGACGTTGTGAGGAA GCTCTTGAAGGTCAAACCAGAGGAAAGACTCACCATCGAGGGCGTGTTGGACCACCCATGGCTCAACTCGACTGAGGCCTTGGATAATGTGCTACCCTCTGCTCAACTGATGATGGATAAG GCAGTGGTTGCTGGAATCCAGCAAGCTCATGCGGAACAGTTGGCCAACATGAGAATCCAGGATCTGAAAGTCAGCCTCAAACCCCTGCACTCTGTGAACAACCCCATTCTGAGGAAGAGGAAATTACTCGG CACCAAGCCAAAGGACAGCGTTTATATCCACGACCGTGAAAATGGAGCCGAGGATTCAAACGTTGCCTTGGAAAAGCTCCGAGATGTGATTGCTCAGTGTATTCTCCCCCAGGCTGGTAAAG GAGAGAATGAAGATGAAAAGCTGAATGAAGTAATGCAGGAGGCTTGGAAGTATAACCGGGAATGCAAGCTCCTAAGAGATACTCTGCAAAGCTTCAGTTGGAATG gtCGTGGATTCACAGATAAAGTGGATCGACTAAAACTGGCAGAAATTGTGAAGCAAGTGATAGAAGAGCAAACCATGTCCCACGAATCCCAATAA
- the MAPKAPK5 gene encoding MAP kinase-activated protein kinase 5 isoform X1 encodes MSEETDMEKAIKETSILEEYNINWTQKLGAGISGPVRVCVKKSTQERFALKILFDRPKARNEVRLHMMCATHPNIVQIIEVFANSVQFPHESSPRARLLIVMEMMEGGELFHRISQHRHFTEKQASQVTKQIALALQHCHWLNIAHRDLKPENLLFKDNSLDAPVKLCDFGFAKIDQGDLMTPQFTPYYVAPQVLEAQRRHQKEKSGIIPTSPTPYTYNKSCDLWSLGVIIYVMLCGYPPFYSKHHSRTIPKDMRRKIMTGSFEFPEEEWSQISEMAKDVVRKLLKVKPEERLTIEGVLDHPWLNSTEALDNVLPSAQLMMDKAVVAGIQQAHAEQLANMRIQDLKVSLKPLHSVNNPILRKRKLLGTKPKDSVYIHDRENGAEDSNVALEKLRDVIAQCILPQAGKGENEDEKLNEVMQEAWKYNRECKLLRDTLQSFSWNGRGFTDKVDRLKLAEIVKQVIEEQTMSHESQ; translated from the exons gaAACCTCCATTTTAGAGGAATACAATATCAATTGGACACAGAAGCTGGGAGCTGGAATTAGTGGCCCAGTTAG AGTCTGTGTGAAGAAATCTACTCAAGAACGGTTTGCACTGAAAATTCTTTTTGATCGTCCAAAAGCTAGAAATGAG GTACGTCTGCACATGATGTGTGCCACACACCCAAATATAGTTCAAATTATTGAAGTGTTTGCTAACAGTGTACAGTTTCCTCATGAGTCCAGCCCCAG GGCTCGACTCTTAATTGTAATGGAGATGATGGAAGGGGGAGAGCTATTTCACAGAATCAGCCAGCACCGGCACTTTACAGAGAAGCAAGCCAGCCAAGTAACAAAGCAG ATAGCTTTGGCTCTACAGCACTGTCACTGGTTAAACATCGCTCACAGAGACCTCAAGCCTGAAAATCTGCTCTTCAAGGATAACTCTTTG GATGCCCCAGTgaagttgtgtgactttgggtttGCCAAAATTGACCAAGGTGACTTGATGACACCCCAGTTCACCCCTTACTATGTAGCACCTCAG GTACTGGAGGCGCAGAGAAGGCATCAGAAGGAGAAATCTGGCATCATACCTACCTCACCAACACCCTACACTTATAACAAG agCTGTGACCTGTGGTCCCTAGGGGTGATTATCTATGTGATGTTGTGCGGATACCCTCCTTTTTACTCCAAACACCACAGCCGGACTATCCCAAAGGATATGCGGAGAAAGATCATGACAGGCAGTTTCGAGTTCCCAGAAGAAGAGTGGAGCCAGATTTCAGAGATGGCCAAAGACGTTGTGAGGAA GCTCTTGAAGGTCAAACCAGAGGAAAGACTCACCATCGAGGGCGTGTTGGACCACCCATGGCTCAACTCGACTGAGGCCTTGGATAATGTGCTACCCTCTGCTCAACTGATGATGGATAAG GCAGTGGTTGCTGGAATCCAGCAAGCTCATGCGGAACAGTTGGCCAACATGAGAATCCAGGATCTGAAAGTCAGCCTCAAACCCCTGCACTCTGTGAACAACCCCATTCTGAGGAAGAGGAAATTACTCGG CACCAAGCCAAAGGACAGCGTTTATATCCACGACCGTGAAAATGGAGCCGAGGATTCAAACGTTGCCTTGGAAAAGCTCCGAGATGTGATTGCTCAGTGTATTCTCCCCCAGGCTGGTAAAG GAGAGAATGAAGATGAAAAGCTGAATGAAGTAATGCAGGAGGCTTGGAAGTATAACCGGGAATGCAAGCTCCTAAGAGATACTCTGCAAAGCTTCAGTTGGAATG gtCGTGGATTCACAGATAAAGTGGATCGACTAAAACTGGCAGAAATTGTGAAGCAAGTGATAGAAGAGCAAACCATGTCCCACGAATCCCAATAA
- the MAPKAPK5 gene encoding MAP kinase-activated protein kinase 5 isoform X2, with protein MSEETDMEKAIKETSILEEYNINWTQKLGAGISGPVRVCVKKSTQERFALKILFDRPKARNEVRLHMMCATHPNIVQIIEVFANSVQFPHESSPRARLLIVMEMMEGGELFHRISQHRHFTEKQASQVTKQIALALQHCHWLNIAHRDLKPENLLFKDNSLDAPVKLCDFGFAKIDQGDLMTPQFTPYYVAPQVLEAQRRHQKEKSGIIPTSPTPYTYNKSCDLWSLGVIIYVMLCGYPPFYSKHHSRTIPKDMRRKIMTGSFEFPEEEWSQISEMAKDVVRKLLKVKPEERLTIEGVLDHPWLNSTEALDNVLPSAQLMMDKAVVAGIQQAHAEQLANMRIQDLKVSLKPLHSVNNPILRKRKLLGTKPKDSVYIHDRENGAEDSNVALEKLRDVIAQCILPQAGENEDEKLNEVMQEAWKYNRECKLLRDTLQSFSWNGRGFTDKVDRLKLAEIVKQVIEEQTMSHESQ; from the exons gaAACCTCCATTTTAGAGGAATACAATATCAATTGGACACAGAAGCTGGGAGCTGGAATTAGTGGCCCAGTTAG AGTCTGTGTGAAGAAATCTACTCAAGAACGGTTTGCACTGAAAATTCTTTTTGATCGTCCAAAAGCTAGAAATGAG GTACGTCTGCACATGATGTGTGCCACACACCCAAATATAGTTCAAATTATTGAAGTGTTTGCTAACAGTGTACAGTTTCCTCATGAGTCCAGCCCCAG GGCTCGACTCTTAATTGTAATGGAGATGATGGAAGGGGGAGAGCTATTTCACAGAATCAGCCAGCACCGGCACTTTACAGAGAAGCAAGCCAGCCAAGTAACAAAGCAG ATAGCTTTGGCTCTACAGCACTGTCACTGGTTAAACATCGCTCACAGAGACCTCAAGCCTGAAAATCTGCTCTTCAAGGATAACTCTTTG GATGCCCCAGTgaagttgtgtgactttgggtttGCCAAAATTGACCAAGGTGACTTGATGACACCCCAGTTCACCCCTTACTATGTAGCACCTCAG GTACTGGAGGCGCAGAGAAGGCATCAGAAGGAGAAATCTGGCATCATACCTACCTCACCAACACCCTACACTTATAACAAG agCTGTGACCTGTGGTCCCTAGGGGTGATTATCTATGTGATGTTGTGCGGATACCCTCCTTTTTACTCCAAACACCACAGCCGGACTATCCCAAAGGATATGCGGAGAAAGATCATGACAGGCAGTTTCGAGTTCCCAGAAGAAGAGTGGAGCCAGATTTCAGAGATGGCCAAAGACGTTGTGAGGAA GCTCTTGAAGGTCAAACCAGAGGAAAGACTCACCATCGAGGGCGTGTTGGACCACCCATGGCTCAACTCGACTGAGGCCTTGGATAATGTGCTACCCTCTGCTCAACTGATGATGGATAAG GCAGTGGTTGCTGGAATCCAGCAAGCTCATGCGGAACAGTTGGCCAACATGAGAATCCAGGATCTGAAAGTCAGCCTCAAACCCCTGCACTCTGTGAACAACCCCATTCTGAGGAAGAGGAAATTACTCGG CACCAAGCCAAAGGACAGCGTTTATATCCACGACCGTGAAAATGGAGCCGAGGATTCAAACGTTGCCTTGGAAAAGCTCCGAGATGTGATTGCTCAGTGTATTCTCCCCCAGGCTG GAGAGAATGAAGATGAAAAGCTGAATGAAGTAATGCAGGAGGCTTGGAAGTATAACCGGGAATGCAAGCTCCTAAGAGATACTCTGCAAAGCTTCAGTTGGAATG gtCGTGGATTCACAGATAAAGTGGATCGACTAAAACTGGCAGAAATTGTGAAGCAAGTGATAGAAGAGCAAACCATGTCCCACGAATCCCAATAA